The uncultured Cohaesibacter sp. region TCGAATGCGTTTGCCATGATGGATTGCATGTGAGGGAAACGGATCTTTATCTGGAAATTGTGGATCCTCTTACCGGCACTGTTCTGCCTGAAGGGACCTATGGTGAAATAACGATTACCACGCTCCGCCGAGAGGTGTTGCCACTGATCCGCTACAGGACAGGAGATCTGGGGCGATTGGTTGACGAGTCGTGCACGTGCGGCAATGTCAGCCGTCGTCTCTATGGGCCCGATGGCCGATTGCTTACGGCCCTTGAGCTTCCCGAGGGCGGAAGGCTGACGCGTGGTGCGTTGGATGAAGCGCTTTTCGCAACAGATGGAGTCACCGACTACGCCGCAACTCTGGTCCACGACGACATAGGGCAGACAATATTGCAACTAAATGTCGCGTCGATTGCGACGGCGCAAAAGGATGGCTTGGAACAAAGTATTTTAAAACAATTGCAGAGGCTGCCTGCTTTCAAGCAAGCGACTGGCCTTGGTCATCTGTCTCTCGATCTGAAACAGGCTGATGAAGCTTTGCTTCCTCACAAGAGCAAAAGGGTTCCTGTCCGGCAGAACTGCAGGTCAAAAACAAAGGCGGTGCTGTTCGATTTGGATGGCACTCTGGCTCATACATTGCCTGCTGTGCATGCGGCGGTGAATTGTGCCCGCGCTTTTGTTGGGCGTCCTCCGGTGTCGGAGGATCTGGTGGCAAGGCTTCTGGGCGGGGGAGCCTTCCGGCTTATCTGCACCATTGCAGAGCATTTGGGAGAAACGATCAAAGAAGAGGAGCAAAAGGTTCAGCTTGACCACTATCTGGCTTCCTATCCCATGATGGAAGAGCAGATGGCTCGGCTTTATCCTGATGTGGTGCCGGTTTTACAAAGGCTCACCGAGGAGGCCTATCGCGTCGTGGTTGTGACCAACAAATGCCAGCGTGATGCTGAAGCGCTTGTCAGAAGGCTTGGGTTATCTGCGTTTCTGGACGCGATTGTTGGAAAGACACCCACGCTGTCATCAAAGCCAAGACCAGACCTGTTGCTGATGGCTTGTCGCCATGTGTCGCTTGCTGTCGGGGAGTGTCTTTTCGTTGGGGATGGACCGGAAGATTGGAGCGCGGCTCAAAGGCTCACTATGCCCGCACTTCTGATCAAGCGCAGCAAAATTGAGAGGGAAATTTTGCCGGTCCCCTATGTTGCCGAAGAAATAATGGAAGGGAGGGTAATCGAAAGTCTGAAAGATCTGATGGCTTATCTAAAGAACTAAAGTGAAACGGCCCTTAAGAGGCTGAGGAACGTCATCAATTGTTTTACATCAAAGCGCCCGGGGGTGGCTGAGAGACAATTTACTTTAATGGGAGGACAGAACCGGACCAGGGTTCTGCTGGAGGCATAGAATTTGTTCAATGATGACAAACAGGAATGACGACAAGGACGGCGATGACTATTGCGCGTCCTCGTCCACGCAAAAATTCAACCTGGCTCAAATGAA contains the following coding sequences:
- a CDS encoding DVU_1553 family AMP-dependent CoA ligase; its protein translation is MLKTLMQREVSGQCERGFCPFETREERDAYQLAHIRQTVAHARANSGFYRQFLRWPEGLPQSFADLQRLPFTWPEDLARNDPPLIAAPRNQVARMVTLESSGTTGAPKRIAFSDGDLENTIDYFQRGMSQFTHAGDRVGIAFPATQSGSIGQGLFEATRRLKATPLTAPDVSSADAMLAWLRTEHPDVLFGLPVPFFAAARLSLSDGGLVPHPRAILISADHACEAIISGLESMWGTSVFNHWGMTETGYGGALECVCHDGLHVRETDLYLEIVDPLTGTVLPEGTYGEITITTLRREVLPLIRYRTGDLGRLVDESCTCGNVSRRLYGPDGRLLTALELPEGGRLTRGALDEALFATDGVTDYAATLVHDDIGQTILQLNVASIATAQKDGLEQSILKQLQRLPAFKQATGLGHLSLDLKQADEALLPHKSKRVPVRQNCRSKTKAVLFDLDGTLAHTLPAVHAAVNCARAFVGRPPVSEDLVARLLGGGAFRLICTIAEHLGETIKEEEQKVQLDHYLASYPMMEEQMARLYPDVVPVLQRLTEEAYRVVVVTNKCQRDAEALVRRLGLSAFLDAIVGKTPTLSSKPRPDLLLMACRHVSLAVGECLFVGDGPEDWSAAQRLTMPALLIKRSKIEREILPVPYVAEEIMEGRVIESLKDLMAYLKN